In Methanomassiliicoccales archaeon, the sequence CGATCTGATCCCCCGAAACAACCCTCAACTTGCCGTCGCTTATGCTCTTGCCGCGCAATACATGGGTATGGAATTTTTTTACTTAGAGGCAGGTAGTGGGTCGCCTCAACCAGTGCCAGAAACAATGATCCGCGAAGTAAAGAGGCATGTCTCGATTCCCCTTATCGTTGGTGGCGGGATTAGGGAGCCTGAAGACGCACTGGCGATTAAGGAAGCCGGCGCCAATGCGATAGTCACCGGCACAATTGTTGAGAACGGAGACTTTTCGACGAGACTGGAAAAAATCATATCGGCTATAAAAAAATAGAGAAATTATAAATCAATCTAGAGATATAAATCAATTAGAAGACAATCAACGAGTACATTTTGTTGTTTTCGATCCTATTTTTTTCTAAAGCCGGGGCATTGCAAGATAATTAGAATTGACATCTTATGTCTGCATTGGTTTTCGATATGACAATCACAAAATCATACCATCTCGATCAACATCTCGTGGATTCTCGTATCACTTGAGAGTTCTGGATGGAATGCAAGACCTAATAAATTGTCCTGTTTAGCCATCACAATATTTCCCTCAAGGGTCGCCATAACTTCGCATTGCCCCCATACTCTTTTGATTGCAGGAGCCCTAATAAAAACTGCGTGGAAGAGGCTGTCCAATCCCTTTACCATGATGTCGGCTTCGAATGATTCGCGTTGCCTTCCGAAAGCGTTTCGATCCACTTCCATGTCCATCAAACCGAGGAGCTCTGTGCCAGTTTTGATAACCTCTTCGTCCCCGACCTTCGCCAAAAGTATGCATCCTGCACACGTGCCCATAATTGGCATGCCCTTTTTGCCCCTTTCGACGATTGTGTCAAAGAGATTGAACCGCCTCAACAATCTCGAGATCGTCGTGCTCTCGCCACCAGGGATGATCAGGCAATCAATCCCTTCCATATCCTTCTCCCTTCTGACAGGAACGGCACGACCATTGACCCCTAATCGTTCGAAGGCCGAATTAGTCATTTCAATGTGTTCCTGCACAGCTCCTTGTACAGCAATGACACCTACTTTCATAACTATCGCCCTAGAACGACCGCGCGGTCAAGAATCTTTCGCATTAGCGTGGAATCAACTGTATTGGTTTCTCAGATCGACGATCGACATCGTCTTCGGCACAAATTCGAGAGATCCGTTAGGAACCATTTCGATTATTGGCTCTTCAAGAAGATCGTTTTCGATGCTTGTCTTGATCTCAGGAATACCCATAATTGCTTTCAGTATTTTCATTCGACCCTCTTCCTGATCGCCGATGAACTCGACCTTAAAGCGCAACCGGTCCCTAAATTCAGATTTCTCAATGAACACGACATAATTTACGACGCCAGAAACGCCAAGTATCGCCTCATCAAAAAGCATAGGGAAAACCTTTTCTCCCATCCCAATTTTCCTCATCATATCGAGGCGTCCTCGAATTTTCCCGACTTTTCCGATCGTCTTCAGACCACAAGCGCATGGTGGTTCGATGAGGCATGAAAGGTCATATGTTCTGTACCTCAGTAACGGCGTTGCCTGGTAATTGAGACTCGTGATGACCAGTTCACCGGGTTCACGTAGCCCTACGTGCTCGAGCGTTTCTGGGTCTATTGCCTCAACCAAAAAATCCGCATCATTAACATGGAGTCCATCTTGTGCTATGCACTCGACGGTCGTCGCTAAGCCCATCTCAGTGAGTCCATACTGGCTGAGAGCTTTGCAGCCCCATGCATCTTCGATCTCCCGTCGCATCGCTTCCGATAGCGGTTCAGCTGAAAGAATGATCGCCTTAATGCCAAGGGATCGGAGATCGTATTTGTCCTTCGCGAGCATAGTGACCCTATAAATAAACGATGTCAATCCTATCATCATCGTTGTACCTGATTCTCTCATGATGCGTATTTGTTCGTCAATATCCAGCATGTCTGCGATTACTGAATGAAGACCCGCGATTTTACATGCACCGTCGAGCATGTATCCAGGGTCCCAACTCGCGATCGTGGGAAACATAATCTGCAAAACATCATTTTCGGTCATGCCGACGGTCTTTAGAGCGGCAGAGATTGAGTCTATAATTCTTAAAATATCATCTCTAGTGAAGAAAATTCTTTTCGTTAGGCCTGAGGTGCCAGAGGTGGTGAAAGCACGCATTACTTTGCCTTGGGAAACGCATAGGAAATGAAAAGGTTCTTTTGCAACCTCCGCAGGCT encodes:
- a CDS encoding AMP-binding protein — its product is MDVLTKLKIAIARRRLSSRDISDEAKYPLEEWIHNQVKKNFKSSSELREILGKRRLDEVTREDIRGYQIYRFRKQLEYVRANSIYYRTLLNKADIDPKKIKNFEDLTKIPLTEPAEVAKEPFHFLCVSQGKVMRAFTTSGTSGLTKRIFFTRDDILRIIDSISAALKTVGMTENDVLQIMFPTIASWDPGYMLDGACKIAGLHSVIADMLDIDEQIRIMRESGTTMMIGLTSFIYRVTMLAKDKYDLRSLGIKAIILSAEPLSEAMRREIEDAWGCKALSQYGLTEMGLATTVECIAQDGLHVNDADFLVEAIDPETLEHVGLREPGELVITSLNYQATPLLRYRTYDLSCLIEPPCACGLKTIGKVGKIRGRLDMMRKIGMGEKVFPMLFDEAILGVSGVVNYVVFIEKSEFRDRLRFKVEFIGDQEEGRMKILKAIMGIPEIKTSIENDLLEEPIIEMVPNGSLEFVPKTMSIVDLRNQYS
- the pdxT gene encoding pyridoxal 5'-phosphate synthase glutaminase subunit PdxT, with amino-acid sequence MKVGVIAVQGAVQEHIEMTNSAFERLGVNGRAVPVRREKDMEGIDCLIIPGGESTTISRLLRRFNLFDTIVERGKKGMPIMGTCAGCILLAKVGDEEVIKTGTELLGLMDMEVDRNAFGRQRESFEADIMVKGLDSLFHAVFIRAPAIKRVWGQCEVMATLEGNIVMAKQDNLLGLAFHPELSSDTRIHEMLIEMV